Proteins encoded in a region of the Isosphaeraceae bacterium EP7 genome:
- a CDS encoding glucosamine-6-phosphate isomerase, producing MNLLTTYAGSMMEGFLPAGWDLAKIDACASHPPGSIGERQPWWNPGFNPVVCETVADFDVMLGHEIALTIKRTADEGREAALILPVGPMGMYRWAVYFLKEWGVGCEHVHGFNMDEWSDREGRTLPSNDPGAFQNAMEGAFYGPMGSRSVPADRRWFATPERLPHYGERIAELKAKGAELSVIFGIGRVCHIAFWEPHFAADYKSVEEWKAQTYRLGAKLHPLTIEQNALTSFKSRTTLVPAFANTIGPGVFLQADRIIGGADGVFDRGMQWQGLSLWMTLRYGPDPWVPSSFMPTLPGRLFYLKGLAGPLVPEMN from the coding sequence ATGAACCTGCTGACCACGTACGCCGGGTCGATGATGGAAGGGTTCTTGCCAGCGGGCTGGGACCTGGCGAAGATCGACGCCTGTGCCTCGCATCCGCCGGGATCGATCGGCGAGCGGCAGCCCTGGTGGAATCCGGGGTTCAACCCGGTGGTCTGCGAGACGGTGGCCGACTTCGATGTGATGCTCGGGCATGAGATCGCCCTGACCATCAAGCGAACCGCCGACGAGGGGCGGGAGGCCGCGCTCATCCTGCCCGTGGGGCCGATGGGCATGTATCGCTGGGCCGTCTACTTCCTCAAGGAGTGGGGGGTCGGCTGCGAGCACGTCCACGGCTTCAACATGGACGAGTGGAGCGACCGCGAGGGTCGGACCCTCCCCTCGAATGACCCCGGCGCGTTCCAGAATGCGATGGAAGGGGCCTTCTACGGGCCGATGGGGTCGCGGAGCGTGCCGGCGGACAGGCGCTGGTTCGCCACGCCCGAGCGGCTTCCGCATTATGGAGAGCGGATCGCGGAGTTGAAGGCGAAGGGGGCCGAGCTCTCGGTGATCTTCGGCATCGGTCGGGTTTGCCACATCGCCTTCTGGGAGCCCCATTTCGCCGCCGATTACAAATCGGTGGAAGAGTGGAAGGCGCAGACCTACAGGCTGGGGGCGAAGCTGCATCCGCTCACGATCGAGCAGAATGCACTGACGAGCTTCAAGAGCCGGACGACGCTGGTGCCGGCGTTCGCCAACACGATCGGGCCGGGGGTGTTCCTCCAGGCCGACCGGATTATCGGCGGGGCCGACGGCGTGTTCGACCGGGGGATGCAGTGGCAGGGCCTAAGCCTCTGGATGACCCTGCGATATGGGCCCGACCCGTGGGTGCCCAGCAGCTTCATGCCCACCCTGCCGGGACGTCTCTTCTACCTGAAGGGCCTGGCCGGCCCGCTGGTCCCCGAGATGAACTGA
- a CDS encoding transposase — MLDTKPPIDIGIDVSEADLDTATRPSSAPNRDSNDPAGIDAVVARLRPLAPALIVVEATGGLDLPLVAGIPVAAINPRQAGDFAKASGPLAKTDRIDAEALAHCAKAIHPEARPLPSAEVRALDALQSRRQ; from the coding sequence ATGCTGGACACCAAGCCCCCGATCGACATCGGAATCGACGTCTCCGAGGCCGATCTCGACACCGCCACTCGCCCCAGCTCCGCGCCGAACCGCGACTCAAACGATCCGGCCGGCATCGACGCGGTGGTCGCCCGGCTGAGACCCCTGGCTCCCGCCCTGATCGTCGTCGAGGCCACCGGCGGCCTCGATCTGCCCCTGGTTGCCGGCATCCCCGTCGCCGCGATCAACCCGCGACAGGCTGGCGACTTCGCCAAGGCCTCAGGCCCCCTGGCCAAGACCGACCGGATCGACGCCGAGGCCCTGGCCCACTGCGCCAAGGCAATCCACCCCGAGGCCCGACCGCTCCCCTCGGCCGAGGTCCGGGCCCTGGACGCCCTGCAGTCACGACGCCAATAA
- a CDS encoding efflux RND transporter permease subunit produces MTTSQYFVYKRPIAWTLLVFTLLWGVQAYRSMPQRQDPVIQVRSGVVLTNVPGANAIEVEQELTRKIEKKLAENPAVEHVRSLSRQGLSVVFVDLYDTTKNAEAIWQDLDNKLAAMTDLPMSGGQAPRPRLDKDFGDTVAVMLTISSPPVSDVEVERRAALIAERLKAVREARPEGLRDRRHSGVLVHPTSLDPALIERLAQSLLLHLKDAGMAEDGQYVGLLGAGVVDFRLIDGIDRASLGREVERWQASAVGSGLGHPDVWPGVLVADLSELVGELKRRCQAEPGGVARYSYEELRRHADLIQDRLRQTPRVGKIEQLGVVEEAVYLYMSGRRAASTGLDFEGLARTLAQRNIDVPGGTVELPGQNLVVKPTGKLGGAEELRDVVVEVRDGYPVYLRDLVEVVGGYEDPPRNLNFRTIKADPAHPPTSLQPDVGTGMVSGGVEGHGAAEASKSGGPKQLWTTRAITLAVRQVKGTQIAEFSNDVDRVLGEMRGVLPDDLRIDRTSDEPERVRHKIHEFDDCLIEAIVIVVIVALLFMEWRSALLVAISIPITLAMTLGICSLLGIDLQQISIAALIIALGLLVDDPVVAGDAINRELAHGTPRDVAAWLGPQKLSRAILYATITNCVAFLPLLLVSGVVGEFIYSLPVVVTASLVASRIVSMTFIPMLGYLMLRGQVGMEAGVGEGGKGSRFARVYNGFSEMCMDHKWTSLIACFIVLGSAISLLPLIGTNFFPKDLHTVFCVDLFLPEGTPIRQTKDEAMRAIAHIDEVLGDDAESYTTYVGAGGPRFWLSIVPEQPAANYAQVMIHTRDRLKTAALGARLKAILPSKVPAARVRVYQLETGPPIGVPVQVRLMGPDLKTIRRLGEQVKSFMRNYPGTIDIQDDWDPEILQLGLKVDAERANLTGVSNQTIASLMNGALSGLPTTAIRSRDRLIPVTLKLRPDERSQLDDLRTLSLTSAFGNLRLPLDQVASFRPEAVAPKIMRRDNERCLTVKCDAIPGVLPSRVVEALGVKLAEATKDWPAGYHYSFGGEKEEQEKGFGTMTVAMITSIVAIYIALVLQFNSLTKPLVVFAAVPFGMVGGLMGLLVFDVPLGFFALLGLSSLAGVIISHVIVLFEYIEEAHERGEPLRRAVIDAALVRLRPVLVTVLATVGGLIPLAIKGGPLWEPLCYVQIVGLLLATLVTKVVVPVLYVLFVEDFKLIKWAEPGTHTHEGPPAEYAVLASGGH; encoded by the coding sequence ATGACCACGTCGCAGTATTTCGTCTACAAGCGGCCGATCGCCTGGACCCTGCTGGTCTTCACCCTCCTCTGGGGCGTGCAGGCCTACCGGTCGATGCCGCAGCGGCAGGACCCGGTGATCCAGGTCCGCAGCGGCGTGGTCCTGACCAACGTCCCGGGCGCCAACGCCATCGAGGTCGAGCAGGAGCTGACGCGCAAGATCGAGAAGAAGCTGGCCGAGAACCCCGCCGTCGAGCATGTCCGCTCGCTCAGCCGCCAGGGGCTCTCCGTGGTTTTCGTCGACCTGTACGACACGACGAAGAACGCCGAGGCGATCTGGCAAGACCTCGACAACAAGCTCGCCGCGATGACCGACCTGCCGATGTCCGGCGGCCAGGCACCAAGGCCGAGGCTTGACAAGGACTTCGGCGACACCGTCGCGGTGATGCTCACGATCAGCAGCCCGCCCGTCTCCGACGTCGAGGTCGAGCGTCGCGCCGCACTCATCGCCGAACGCCTGAAGGCCGTGCGCGAGGCGCGGCCCGAGGGCTTGCGCGACCGCAGGCACAGCGGCGTGCTCGTCCACCCCACGTCGCTCGACCCGGCGCTCATCGAGCGCCTGGCCCAATCGCTTCTGCTCCACTTGAAGGACGCAGGGATGGCCGAGGACGGCCAGTATGTGGGGCTCCTGGGTGCCGGCGTGGTCGACTTTCGCCTGATCGACGGGATCGACCGGGCTTCCCTGGGCCGCGAGGTCGAGCGCTGGCAGGCCTCGGCCGTGGGCAGCGGCCTGGGGCACCCCGACGTCTGGCCGGGCGTTCTCGTGGCCGATCTTTCCGAGCTGGTCGGCGAGCTGAAACGCCGGTGTCAGGCCGAGCCGGGCGGGGTGGCTCGGTACAGCTACGAGGAGCTGAGACGCCACGCCGACCTGATCCAGGATCGACTGCGGCAGACGCCCCGGGTGGGCAAGATCGAGCAGCTGGGCGTGGTCGAGGAGGCGGTTTATCTCTATATGAGCGGACGTCGCGCGGCCTCGACCGGACTCGACTTCGAAGGGCTGGCCCGCACGCTCGCCCAGCGAAATATCGACGTCCCGGGCGGCACCGTCGAGCTACCCGGCCAGAACCTGGTCGTCAAGCCAACCGGTAAGCTTGGCGGCGCCGAGGAGCTGCGCGACGTGGTCGTCGAGGTCCGCGATGGCTATCCCGTCTACCTCAGGGATCTCGTCGAGGTCGTCGGCGGCTACGAGGACCCCCCGCGGAACCTGAATTTCCGCACCATCAAGGCCGACCCCGCGCACCCGCCCACCTCGCTCCAGCCCGACGTCGGCACCGGGATGGTTTCGGGCGGTGTGGAGGGCCACGGTGCGGCAGAGGCTTCGAAATCAGGCGGCCCCAAGCAGCTCTGGACCACCAGGGCGATCACCCTGGCCGTGCGTCAGGTGAAGGGGACGCAGATCGCCGAGTTCTCCAATGATGTCGATCGAGTGCTGGGCGAGATGCGCGGGGTCCTGCCCGATGACCTCCGCATCGATCGGACCAGCGACGAGCCCGAGCGTGTCCGGCACAAGATCCACGAGTTCGACGACTGCCTGATCGAGGCCATCGTCATCGTCGTCATCGTGGCCCTCCTCTTCATGGAGTGGCGCAGCGCCCTGCTCGTGGCCATCTCCATCCCCATCACCCTGGCGATGACTCTTGGCATCTGCTCGCTGCTGGGCATCGACCTCCAGCAGATCTCCATCGCCGCGCTCATCATCGCGCTCGGCCTGCTGGTCGACGACCCGGTGGTGGCCGGCGACGCGATCAATCGAGAGCTGGCGCATGGCACCCCTCGCGACGTCGCCGCCTGGCTCGGCCCGCAGAAGCTCTCCAGGGCGATCCTTTACGCAACCATCACAAACTGCGTCGCGTTCCTGCCGCTGCTGCTCGTCAGCGGCGTGGTCGGCGAGTTCATCTACTCGCTGCCGGTGGTCGTCACCGCCTCGCTGGTGGCCAGCCGTATCGTGTCGATGACGTTCATCCCGATGCTCGGCTACTTGATGCTCAGGGGGCAGGTCGGCATGGAGGCTGGCGTGGGGGAGGGGGGCAAGGGCTCTCGGTTCGCGCGGGTCTACAACGGGTTCTCAGAGATGTGCATGGATCACAAGTGGACCTCCCTGATCGCATGCTTCATCGTGCTGGGCTCGGCCATCAGCCTGCTCCCGCTCATCGGCACCAACTTCTTCCCCAAGGATCTCCACACGGTCTTCTGCGTCGACCTGTTCCTGCCCGAGGGGACACCCATCCGCCAGACCAAGGACGAGGCGATGCGGGCCATCGCCCACATCGACGAGGTGCTCGGCGATGACGCCGAATCCTATACGACCTACGTCGGCGCGGGCGGGCCTAGGTTCTGGCTCTCGATCGTGCCCGAACAGCCGGCGGCCAACTATGCCCAGGTGATGATCCACACCCGCGACCGCCTGAAGACTGCCGCGCTCGGGGCCAGGCTCAAGGCGATCCTCCCCTCCAAGGTCCCCGCGGCACGCGTCCGCGTCTACCAGCTCGAGACAGGCCCCCCGATCGGCGTGCCGGTGCAGGTCCGCCTGATGGGCCCCGACCTGAAGACGATCAGGCGTCTGGGCGAGCAGGTCAAGTCGTTCATGCGCAACTACCCGGGCACGATCGACATCCAGGATGACTGGGACCCCGAGATCCTCCAACTCGGCCTGAAGGTCGACGCCGAGCGGGCCAACCTCACCGGCGTCTCCAACCAGACCATCGCGTCGCTGATGAATGGGGCCCTCTCGGGCCTGCCGACCACCGCGATCCGCTCCCGCGATCGCCTGATCCCGGTGACCCTGAAGCTCAGGCCCGACGAGCGCAGCCAGCTCGACGACCTGCGCACCTTGAGCCTCACCAGCGCGTTCGGCAACCTCCGCCTGCCGCTCGACCAGGTGGCCAGCTTCCGGCCCGAGGCCGTCGCCCCCAAGATCATGAGGCGCGACAACGAGCGCTGCCTGACCGTCAAGTGCGACGCCATCCCCGGGGTGCTCCCCAGCCGCGTCGTCGAGGCCCTCGGGGTGAAATTGGCCGAGGCCACGAAGGACTGGCCGGCCGGCTATCACTACAGTTTCGGCGGCGAGAAGGAGGAACAGGAGAAGGGCTTCGGGACGATGACCGTGGCCATGATCACGTCGATCGTGGCCATCTACATCGCGCTCGTGCTCCAGTTCAACAGCCTGACGAAGCCCCTGGTTGTCTTCGCCGCGGTCCCCTTCGGCATGGTCGGCGGGCTGATGGGCCTGCTCGTGTTCGACGTCCCGCTCGGCTTCTTCGCGCTGCTGGGGCTCTCGTCGCTGGCCGGGGTCATCATCAGCCACGTCATCGTGCTCTTCGAGTACATCGAGGAGGCCCACGAGCGGGGCGAGCCCCTGCGGCGGGCGGTGATCGACGCCGCGCTCGTGCGCCTTCGTCCTGTGCTCGTCACGGTCCTGGCCACCGTCGGCGGCCTGATCCCGCTGGCCATCAAGGGAGGGCCGCTCTGGGAGCCTCTCTGCTACGTGCAGATCGTCGGGCTGCTGCTCGCGACGCTCGTCACCAAGGTCGTCGTCCCGGTCCTCTACGTCCTCTTCGTCGAGGACTTCAAGCTGATCAAGTGGGCCGAGCCCGGCACCCACACCCACGAAGGGCCCCCGGCCGAGTACGCAGTCCTCGCCTCGGGCGGTCATTGA
- a CDS encoding TetR/AcrR family transcriptional regulator, with product MKTSERKQREVQQREELLLALARTMLIEQGYAGLSMDRLAEASEYSKGTVYHHFATKEDLVTALAVQSNAQRIALFDRARVYNGRPRERMVALGFADELFARLHPHYFHAEMIVRMADLGDRATAERLGAFGCQDDLICGWVCDIVRDAERAGDIVLKPPTTAGSVAFGVFTLAIGTHEAMTKLPHTLNAFEIGDPFAVMSQNIQHFLDGLGWRPLVSEWDYAETLRKVAREIFADECNRVGLATS from the coding sequence ATGAAGACGAGCGAGCGCAAACAACGCGAGGTCCAGCAGCGAGAGGAGCTGCTGCTGGCGCTCGCCCGGACGATGCTCATCGAGCAGGGCTATGCGGGCCTGAGCATGGACCGCCTGGCCGAGGCCTCGGAGTATTCCAAGGGGACGGTCTACCACCATTTCGCAACCAAGGAAGACCTCGTCACCGCGCTCGCCGTTCAGAGCAACGCCCAGCGGATCGCCCTCTTCGACCGGGCCAGGGTCTATAACGGTCGACCTCGCGAGCGGATGGTCGCCCTCGGATTTGCCGACGAGCTCTTTGCCCGGCTGCACCCGCACTACTTCCACGCCGAGATGATCGTCCGCATGGCCGACCTCGGCGACCGGGCCACGGCCGAGCGGCTGGGGGCCTTCGGATGCCAGGACGACCTGATCTGCGGCTGGGTCTGCGACATCGTCCGCGACGCGGAACGGGCCGGCGATATCGTCCTGAAGCCCCCGACGACGGCCGGCTCGGTCGCCTTCGGTGTCTTTACCCTGGCCATCGGCACCCACGAGGCGATGACCAAGCTGCCCCACACGCTCAACGCGTTCGAAATCGGCGACCCCTTCGCCGTGATGAGCCAGAACATCCAGCACTTCCTCGATGGACTTGGCTGGAGGCCACTCGTCTCCGAGTGGGACTACGCCGAGACCCTCCGCAAGGTCGCCCGGGAGATCTTCGCCGATGAATGCAATCGTGTCGGCCTCGCCACCAGCTGA
- a CDS encoding transposase: MPWSKAPRVVVLDNAGFHTSKAVRAARKDLAEREIYLSFLPPDSTEPNRIEPVFRQIKHQEIPRRSHTTRSGLREAVEAGFNNYSVAPLARTPRGREKARFATSIATPTGS; this comes from the coding sequence TTGCCGTGGTCGAAGGCGCCTCGCGTGGTGGTGCTGGACAACGCCGGCTTCCACACGAGCAAGGCCGTCCGCGCAGCCCGGAAGGATCTAGCCGAGCGGGAAATCTACTTGTCTTTCCTGCCGCCCGACTCGACGGAACCGAACCGGATCGAGCCGGTCTTCAGGCAGATCAAGCATCAGGAGATTCCACGGCGTAGTCATACGACCCGGAGCGGCTTGAGGGAGGCCGTCGAGGCGGGCTTCAACAACTACTCCGTCGCCCCCTTGGCCCGTACACCGCGAGGCCGTGAAAAAGCGAGGTTCGCCACCTCCATCGCCACCCCGACCGGATCCTGA
- a CDS encoding efflux RND transporter periplasmic adaptor subunit, translating to MASVVKSREVVSTEVAPASVRVVMLQPEVVASGLRYSAAVKELHKAELSFRVGGTVESLYQVRGNGGQVRNIHEGDRVPKGTALAQLDRSDYVRERGVAGEKLATAEARLEQQEADAGLAQVELRRTDQLVRRNASTSADLDAAKAKQLSAQAAVHAARRDVQSAKIDLEQADANLSYCTLVSPFEEGTVAARSIEGGERIAANQKAFLLLDLSSVVIAFGVPDTAVGRLSLGQTFEVTSDALPGRRFQGTIHKIGSMADAQTRTYAVEVRIDRPEGLRPGMMATVAFRREVNAHLLPLTAIVPRITGSGYDVYRVIEEDGRDVVRATPVEFEDVLNNRIAVRLDGQAGALRDGDRVVATGTHRLYDGQAVQVAE from the coding sequence ATGGCCTCTGTCGTGAAGTCGAGGGAGGTTGTCTCGACCGAGGTGGCCCCCGCGTCCGTCCGCGTGGTCATGCTCCAGCCCGAAGTCGTCGCCTCGGGCCTGCGTTACAGCGCGGCGGTCAAGGAGCTTCATAAGGCCGAGCTCTCGTTCCGCGTCGGCGGCACGGTCGAGTCCCTGTATCAGGTCCGGGGTAACGGTGGCCAGGTGCGGAACATTCACGAAGGGGATCGCGTCCCCAAGGGGACGGCGCTGGCGCAGCTCGATCGCTCGGACTATGTTCGCGAGCGGGGGGTGGCGGGGGAGAAGCTGGCGACGGCCGAGGCCAGGCTCGAACAGCAGGAGGCCGACGCCGGCCTGGCCCAGGTTGAGCTGAGGCGAACTGACCAGCTCGTCCGCCGTAATGCATCGACGTCGGCCGACCTCGACGCGGCGAAGGCCAAGCAGCTCTCGGCCCAGGCCGCCGTCCACGCGGCCCGGCGAGATGTTCAGTCGGCCAAGATCGACCTGGAGCAGGCCGACGCCAACCTCTCGTATTGCACGCTCGTCTCCCCGTTCGAGGAGGGGACGGTCGCGGCCAGGTCCATCGAGGGGGGCGAGCGCATCGCCGCCAACCAGAAGGCGTTCTTGCTGCTGGACCTCTCCAGCGTCGTCATCGCCTTCGGCGTCCCCGACACGGCCGTCGGCCGGCTCTCGCTGGGCCAGACGTTCGAGGTCACCAGCGACGCCCTGCCTGGCCGGCGGTTCCAGGGGACGATCCACAAGATTGGCTCGATGGCCGATGCGCAGACGCGCACATATGCCGTCGAGGTCCGCATCGACAGGCCCGAGGGCCTGCGCCCCGGCATGATGGCCACCGTCGCCTTCCGCCGCGAGGTGAACGCCCACCTCCTTCCGCTCACCGCCATCGTCCCCAGGATTACGGGATCGGGCTACGACGTCTACCGGGTCATCGAGGAAGACGGCCGAGACGTGGTGCGGGCCACCCCCGTCGAGTTTGAAGACGTCCTCAATAATCGGATCGCCGTCCGACTCGACGGCCAGGCCGGGGCGCTCCGCGACGGCGATCGGGTGGTGGCCACCGGCACACACAGGCTGTACGACGGCCAGGCCGTCCAGGTCGCCGAGTAA
- a CDS encoding transposase produces MGVEAAEADRLPDEAVKASPAWKERDEPLRSILGLGPETSLTLMAALPESGALDGSRMSALVGLAPFADDSGTRHGCRHVRGGRAVLRRVLYLVSLSAVRYNPAMKAFKERLVSWGKKSKVILTAVARKLLVIATAVVRAGRPWEPELALAR; encoded by the coding sequence CTGGGGGTCGAGGCCGCAGAGGCCGATCGCCTCCCGGACGAGGCGGTCAAGGCGAGCCCGGCGTGGAAGGAGCGGGACGAGCCGCTGAGGAGCATCCTCGGGCTGGGGCCGGAGACCAGCCTGACGCTGATGGCCGCCCTGCCGGAATCGGGTGCCCTTGACGGGAGCAGGATGTCGGCACTGGTCGGTCTGGCGCCGTTCGCCGACGACAGCGGCACTCGCCATGGCTGTCGGCATGTCCGCGGCGGCCGAGCCGTGCTCCGACGGGTGCTCTACCTTGTGTCCCTGTCGGCGGTGCGATACAACCCCGCAATGAAGGCGTTCAAGGAACGCCTGGTGTCGTGGGGCAAGAAGTCAAAGGTGATCCTGACGGCGGTCGCTCGCAAGCTGCTGGTGATCGCCACCGCGGTGGTCCGCGCCGGCCGGCCGTGGGAGCCGGAGTTGGCGCTGGCCCGCTGA
- a CDS encoding winged helix-turn-helix domain-containing protein translates to MRPTGTSTEPEARRRLVVQRVAEGWKQQDVAAFLGVSTRAVGGWVAAHREAGEEGLKATPHPGPAPKLTRRREQSVLSWLARSPQAFGDKTDLWTTRRLAEVIARKYGVRFNSNDLAGWLTRRGSSPPKPEVRAVERDNPAIARWAAEDWPRIEKKRGTRGPTSS, encoded by the coding sequence ATGAGACCCACCGGAACATCGACCGAACCCGAAGCCCGCCGACGTCTCGTCGTGCAGCGGGTCGCCGAGGGCTGGAAGCAGCAGGATGTCGCCGCTTTTCTCGGCGTCTCGACCCGGGCCGTCGGCGGGTGGGTGGCCGCCCACCGCGAGGCCGGCGAGGAGGGCCTCAAGGCGACGCCCCACCCCGGGCCGGCCCCCAAGCTCACCCGCCGCAGGGAGCAATCCGTCCTGTCCTGGCTGGCCAGGAGCCCGCAAGCCTTCGGCGACAAGACCGACCTCTGGACCACCAGGCGACTGGCCGAGGTCATCGCCAGGAAGTACGGCGTCCGCTTCAACTCCAACGACCTGGCCGGCTGGCTCACCCGGCGAGGCTCCTCGCCGCCGAAGCCCGAGGTCCGGGCGGTGGAGCGGGACAACCCGGCCATCGCCCGCTGGGCCGCCGAGGACTGGCCCCGGATCGAAAAAAAGCGAGGGACGAGGGGTCCCACGTCGTCCTGA